A region from the Bactrocera dorsalis isolate Fly_Bdor chromosome 1, ASM2337382v1, whole genome shotgun sequence genome encodes:
- the LOC105232256 gene encoding putative oxidoreductase GLYR1 homolog isoform X2 has product MSKAKKLSLPSNDSTEFYNYKPKDLIWAKMKGFTPWPAMIVEPSIDLLNQPRKANTKSVFFFGTRNFAWIETNNIKPFEGPWKAELAKVNKPNSFRHAMADINTYIEDPTEVDAEVSKNTISNHSTEADFDKIRDGLTDDDTTNDIRGIDDADNGVETITGDVAVDLDDVQPSYKTPVKRTPKAKSSAVATIKAKSSVSGTVAKSSTKRRRSSQTANSSSKRKRNSSVGALEDLNDYINRKSTTTPPSRRKINPDALAHIGSTSRRNVNSIALLDRPVVSRPEAQAIDMNARSQTLAERDITPSQLTFGFLGLGIMGSTIVKDLLCTGHKVVVWNRTMSKCTPFAEAGADVKGTPMDVVEASDVIFCCVSDPKASKDLVFGNCGVLGVKEMNGKAYVEMSTIDPETSQDIAEGIQSAGGRYLEVQIHGTRQEAEDGMLIILAGGDRSVFEDCHSCFKTIAKNTFFLGEVGNACKVNLILQTIVGVSLVGLAEALALADRFSISLKDIIDIFELTSMKSQLLLAKGKEMAKGDFNPQQPLSHMQKDLRLVLSMAENLDQSMPVTAITNEVFKHTKRLGYSEHDSSAVFVRSRF; this is encoded by the exons ATGTCGAAAGCCAAGAAATTATCATTACCCAGTAATGACTCAACagaattttacaattataaacCGAAAGACTTGATTTG ggCAAAGATGAAAGGCTTTACACCATGGCCGGCAATG ATTGTTGAACCCTCCATCGATCTTTTGAATCAACCGCGCAAAGCTAACACAAAAAGTGTGTTTTTCTTTGGAACACGAAATTT CGCTTGGATAGAAACGAATAACATAAAACCGTTTGAAGGGCCTTGGAAAGCCGAATTAGCAAAAGTTAATAAGCCTAATTCGTTTCGTCATGCAATGGCTGATATTAATACTTATATTGAAGATCCCACAGAGGTTGATGCGGAGGTCAGCAAAAATACGATCAGTAATCATTCCACTGAGGCAGACTTCGATAAGATTCGCGACGGATTAACGGATGATGATACAACAAATGACATTCGTGGCATTGATGATGCTGATAATGGTGTAGAGACCATAACCGGTGATGTTGCGGTTGATTTGGATGATGTACAGCCTTCTTACAAAACCCCTGTCAAGCGCACGCCCAAAGCCAAATCGAGCGCTGTAGCTACAATCAAAGCAAAATCATCTGTTAGTGGAACTGTCGCTAAATCATCAACAAAACGACGTCGCTCATCACAAACCGCAAATAGCAGCTCAAAGCGTAAACGAAATTCGTCAGTTGGTGCCCTTGAAGATCTAAATGATTATATAAATCGTAAATCTACGACAACACCACCTTCACGACGTAAAATAAACCCCGATGCTTTGGCTCACATTGGCAGCACATCGCGGCGCAATGTTAACTCAATCGCTCTACTTGATCGTCCGGTAGTATCACGCCCGGAAGCGCAAGCAATTGATATGAATGCGCGTTCCCAAACTCTAGCAGAACGGGACATTACACCATCTCAATTGACTTTTGGTTTCCTGGGTCTGGGGATCATGGGTTCAACCATTGTAAAAGATTTGCTATGCACCGGCCACAAAGTGGTCGTCTGGAATCGCACAATGTCAAAG TGTACACCGTTCGCCGAAGCTGGTGCTGATGTCAAAGGCACACCTATGGATGTAGTTGAAGCTTCAGATGTTATATTCTGTTGTGTTTCAGATCCAAAGGCATCCAAAGAT cTGGTATTTGGCAATTGTGGCGTGTTGGGAGTTAAGGAAATGAACGGTAAGGCCTATGTTGAGATGTCGACAATAGACCCTGAAACTTCGCAAGACATAGCTGAAGGAATACAATCTGCAGGCGGGCGTTATTTGGAAGTGcaa ATACACGGCACACGACAAGAGGCCGAAGATGGTATGCTGATAATTTTAGCTGGTGGAGACCGTTCAGTCTTTGAAGACTGTCATTCTTGCTTCAAAACTATTgccaaaaacacatttttcttgGGCG AAGTTGGGAATGCTTGCAAAGTAAATTTGATACTGCAAACGATAGTCGGAGTCAGTTTGGTTGGACTAGCAGAGGCTTTAGCATTGG CCGACCGTTTCTCAATTTCATTAAAGGACATTATTGACATATTTGAATTAACATCAATGAAATCGCAATTATTATTAGCCAAAGGCAAAG aaatggcCAAAGGAGACTTCAACCCACAGCAACCACTGAGTCACATGCAAAAAGATTTACGCCTTGTGCTCAGTATGGCGGAGAATTTGGACCAATCGATGCCTGTGACTGCAATTACAAATGAAGTTTTTAAGCACACAAAACGTCTTGGCTATAGTGAACACGATTCGAGTGCCGTATTTGTAAGATCCAGATTTTAA
- the LOC105232256 gene encoding putative oxidoreductase GLYR1 homolog isoform X1 → MSKAKKLSLPSNDSTEFYNYKPKDLIWAKMKGFTPWPAMIVEPSIDLLNQPRKANTKSVFFFGTRNFAWIETNNIKPFEGPWKAELAKVNKPNSFRHAMADINTYIEDPTEVDAEVSKNTISNHSTEADFDKIRDGLTDDDTTNDIRGIDDADNGVETITGDVAVDLDDVQPSYKTPVKRTPKAKSSAVATIKAKSSVSGTVAKSSTKRRRSSQTANSSSKRKRNSSVGALEDLNDYINRKSTTTPPSRRKINPDALAHIGSTSRRNVNSIALLDRPVVSRPEAQAIDMNARSQTLAERDITPSQLTFGFLGLGIMGSTIVKDLLCTGHKVVVWNRTMSKCTPFAEAGADVKGTPMDVVEASDVIFCCVSDPKASKDLVFGNCGVLGVKEMNGKAYVEMSTIDPETSQDIAEGIQSAGGRYLEVQIHGTRQEAEDGMLIILAGGDRSVFEDCHSCFKTIAKNTFFLGAEVGNACKVNLILQTIVGVSLVGLAEALALADRFSISLKDIIDIFELTSMKSQLLLAKGKEMAKGDFNPQQPLSHMQKDLRLVLSMAENLDQSMPVTAITNEVFKHTKRLGYSEHDSSAVFVRSRF, encoded by the exons ATGTCGAAAGCCAAGAAATTATCATTACCCAGTAATGACTCAACagaattttacaattataaacCGAAAGACTTGATTTG ggCAAAGATGAAAGGCTTTACACCATGGCCGGCAATG ATTGTTGAACCCTCCATCGATCTTTTGAATCAACCGCGCAAAGCTAACACAAAAAGTGTGTTTTTCTTTGGAACACGAAATTT CGCTTGGATAGAAACGAATAACATAAAACCGTTTGAAGGGCCTTGGAAAGCCGAATTAGCAAAAGTTAATAAGCCTAATTCGTTTCGTCATGCAATGGCTGATATTAATACTTATATTGAAGATCCCACAGAGGTTGATGCGGAGGTCAGCAAAAATACGATCAGTAATCATTCCACTGAGGCAGACTTCGATAAGATTCGCGACGGATTAACGGATGATGATACAACAAATGACATTCGTGGCATTGATGATGCTGATAATGGTGTAGAGACCATAACCGGTGATGTTGCGGTTGATTTGGATGATGTACAGCCTTCTTACAAAACCCCTGTCAAGCGCACGCCCAAAGCCAAATCGAGCGCTGTAGCTACAATCAAAGCAAAATCATCTGTTAGTGGAACTGTCGCTAAATCATCAACAAAACGACGTCGCTCATCACAAACCGCAAATAGCAGCTCAAAGCGTAAACGAAATTCGTCAGTTGGTGCCCTTGAAGATCTAAATGATTATATAAATCGTAAATCTACGACAACACCACCTTCACGACGTAAAATAAACCCCGATGCTTTGGCTCACATTGGCAGCACATCGCGGCGCAATGTTAACTCAATCGCTCTACTTGATCGTCCGGTAGTATCACGCCCGGAAGCGCAAGCAATTGATATGAATGCGCGTTCCCAAACTCTAGCAGAACGGGACATTACACCATCTCAATTGACTTTTGGTTTCCTGGGTCTGGGGATCATGGGTTCAACCATTGTAAAAGATTTGCTATGCACCGGCCACAAAGTGGTCGTCTGGAATCGCACAATGTCAAAG TGTACACCGTTCGCCGAAGCTGGTGCTGATGTCAAAGGCACACCTATGGATGTAGTTGAAGCTTCAGATGTTATATTCTGTTGTGTTTCAGATCCAAAGGCATCCAAAGAT cTGGTATTTGGCAATTGTGGCGTGTTGGGAGTTAAGGAAATGAACGGTAAGGCCTATGTTGAGATGTCGACAATAGACCCTGAAACTTCGCAAGACATAGCTGAAGGAATACAATCTGCAGGCGGGCGTTATTTGGAAGTGcaa ATACACGGCACACGACAAGAGGCCGAAGATGGTATGCTGATAATTTTAGCTGGTGGAGACCGTTCAGTCTTTGAAGACTGTCATTCTTGCTTCAAAACTATTgccaaaaacacatttttcttgGGCG CAGAAGTTGGGAATGCTTGCAAAGTAAATTTGATACTGCAAACGATAGTCGGAGTCAGTTTGGTTGGACTAGCAGAGGCTTTAGCATTGG CCGACCGTTTCTCAATTTCATTAAAGGACATTATTGACATATTTGAATTAACATCAATGAAATCGCAATTATTATTAGCCAAAGGCAAAG aaatggcCAAAGGAGACTTCAACCCACAGCAACCACTGAGTCACATGCAAAAAGATTTACGCCTTGTGCTCAGTATGGCGGAGAATTTGGACCAATCGATGCCTGTGACTGCAATTACAAATGAAGTTTTTAAGCACACAAAACGTCTTGGCTATAGTGAACACGATTCGAGTGCCGTATTTGTAAGATCCAGATTTTAA
- the LOC105232257 gene encoding uncharacterized protein LOC105232257, which produces MQMLLSTKFEHTAEQLDKMQELRHLVESANELDISADDILLSKFLTFTGWQVERAYGALNRYYDFKLHNPDWLAHHEVHYFRDHFYQTLSKYIMPKPDKDGRVIFVSKTVDAFKTFPNYMYDIIEMDDLIFESLLLLPQAQKYGITVISDLSGTNKRFLRFASPAMAKMVNAKNDVMPFTSRIVHVIQKGMFLNATTNLMMSFASKEFKDRIHIHDGKNFDKLRNMVGYENLPAEYGGPKENELDVNILYEHLLRHSAYLSKLQNYKRKFAN; this is translated from the exons ATGCAAATGTTATTGTCAACAAAATTTGAACACACTGCTGAGCAGTTGGACAAAATGCAGGAATTGCGCCATTTGGTGGAGT CTGCCAATGAGTTGGATATAAGCGCCGATGATATTTTGCTTTCCAAATTCCTGACATTTACTGGTTGGCAAGTTGAACGCGCTTATGGAGCCCTCAATAGGTATTACGACTTTAAACTACATAACCCAGACTGGTTAGCACATCACGAGGTGCATTACTTTCGGGATCATTTTTATCAAACACTCAGCAAATACATTATGCCTAAGCCAGACAAGGATGGGCGTGTGATTTTTGTATCGAAAACAG tCGATGCATTTAAAACATTCCCTAATTATATGTACGATATTATCGAAATGGATGATTTAATATTCGAATCGCTTTTACTATTGCCACAGGCGCAAAAATATGGAATCACTGTTATCAGTGACTTAAGTGG TACCAACAAACGATTTTTGCGTTTCGCCTCACCCGCCATGGCCAAAATGGTGAATGCCAAAAATGATGTTATGCCGTTTACATCACGTATTGTACATGTCATACAGAAGGGCATGTTTTTGAATGCCACAACCAATTTGATGATGTCCTTTGCTAGTAAAGAGTTCAAAGACCGT ATACACATTCACGATGGCAAGAATTTTGACAAACTGCGAAACATGGTGGGGTATGAAAATTTGCCGGCTGAG TATGGTGGCCCCAAAGAAAATGAGCTGGATGTAAACATCTTATACGAACACTTGTTGCGGCACTCTGCATATCTTTCGAAACtccaaaattacaaaagaaaattcGCGAACTAA